From Streptomyces griseorubiginosus, one genomic window encodes:
- a CDS encoding MarR family transcriptional regulator, whose translation MTAQRKDAVDAIIDQWAAVRPDLDTKAMEVFGRIYRLGRAMGDRVEQAYAPYGISRGEFDVLATLRRAGEPYTLSPRQLSSTLMLTTGGMTGRLDKLERAALLRRSPDPHDRRGLQVTLTDKGLSVIDEAVEAGLTVQTQALATLTEDRAAQLADLLRELLQGTQNSPE comes from the coding sequence ATGACTGCACAGCGCAAGGACGCCGTCGACGCGATCATCGACCAGTGGGCGGCCGTGCGGCCCGACCTCGACACCAAGGCCATGGAGGTCTTCGGGCGGATCTACCGCCTCGGCCGCGCGATGGGCGACCGCGTGGAGCAGGCGTACGCCCCCTACGGCATCTCGCGCGGCGAGTTCGACGTCCTCGCCACCCTCCGCCGGGCCGGCGAGCCGTACACCCTCTCGCCCCGCCAGCTCTCCTCGACTCTGATGCTCACCACGGGCGGCATGACGGGCCGCCTCGACAAACTGGAACGCGCCGCCCTGCTCCGGCGCTCCCCCGACCCCCACGACCGCCGCGGCCTCCAGGTCACCCTGACCGACAAGGGCCTGTCCGTCATCGACGAGGCGGTCGAAGCGGGCCTGACCGTCCAGACCCAGGCCCTCGCCACCCTCACCGAGGACCGGGCCGCCCAACTGGCTGACCTGCTCCGGGAGTTGCTGCAAGGGACGCAGAACTCGCCGGAGTGA